In the Natrinema sp. CBA1119 genome, GGTCTTCGTCGCGGCGCTGATGGTCCGCCACTACGAGCGCTCCCACGAGTACAACCGTTCGCTCCACGAGGTGAGCGAGTTCGCCGAGCAGGTGATGATGGCCCTCATCATGCTCTTCTTCGGCGGGGCGATCGTCGGCGGACTACTCGAGCCGCTCACCCTCGAGGCGATCGTCGCGGCGGTCGCGATCGTGTTCGTCGTCCGCCCGCTCGCCGGGCTCGTCGGCTTTCTCGGCTTCGACCGCGACCCCGCCGAGCGGGCCACGATCGCCTTCTTCGGCATCCGAGGGATCGGCTCGTTCTACTACCTCGCATACGGGCTGAATCACGCCGCGTTCCCCGATTCCGGTCTCCTGTGGGCGGTCGTCGGCGCGGTCGTGCTCGTCTCCATCGTCGTCCACGGGATCACCGCGACGCCCGCCGTCCGCTGGCTCGAGGCACGAGCCCGGTAACGGGACCGCCGTCCAACCCGTTCATCGCGCTATTTTGCTCGTTCGAGAAAGATCGTCCACAGGACGGCCGCGTACAACACCGCGCCGAGGACGGAGAGCCAGCGACCGGCCCCGACGAGCGGCGATGCCGATGCGAGCGACCCGCCGACCTCGAGGGCCAGCCCGCCCAGTAGCGCCGTGACCGACCACCGCGCGGTCCGATCGCCGATCCCGGCGGTCGAGGCGATGGCCGGCGGGTAGAAGTGGTACGTGACGCCGACGATCGTCAGCCCGACGAAGCCGCCGATCGCGAGCCGATAGTGCGCGTCGAAGGCGGTCGGCGGAACGCTCGAGGCGGGCGCAAACGCGAACGCCAGTCCCAGCAGGGCGACCAGCGCGGCACAGGCTGCGGCACCGAGGATCGCTCGCCAGCCGACCCGGCGGCGGTCGCTCCGTCGAACGAGGTCAGCGATGGCGACCGCGAATCCGAGCAACGCGATCGCCTGAAGCGCGGCGCCGAGGCGAAAGAGCGATCCCCCGCGGAAGTCGACAGCGAGCAGTGCAGGGCCGGTGACGCCGGCGAACAACACGACGCCGACGAGAGACGGCCGAATCGAGACGACCAGCAATCGCGGTAACAGACGAAACCCGACGGCGAAGACCAGCAAGCCGGCCGCCCCGGCCGCGAGCAGGTGGGTCGTCGCCGGTCCCGGTGGAACGGGGGACGGCTCGAGGCCGAGTGCTACTGCCAGGGGGAGCGCCGAGCCGACGAGCAGGTAGGTGAAGACGACCGGGATCGCAGCGTTCGCGAGTCGGTCGACTCGCCGACGGTGGGCGTTGGCCTCACCGGTACCGGTTTCCCGCCCGGTCAGGTTGTCCCGGACGGTCCATGAGAGCGTGGCAACGAAGACGAGACACCCGACGAACCAGCTCGTCGCACTGACAGCAGCGACGATCGGCGGCCCGAGCCCGGCACCGGCGGCGAACGCCCCGAACGTGCCGATCAGCGCGAGCGGGAGGTGAATCGCTGGCGCGTACGGAACGGCCAGTTCCCGCGCGAAGTACGACGGGACGAGCGTGTATGCCTTCCCGAAGACGACGTGGAAGACGAACCCGGAAACGCCGAGCGGGACGGTAGCCGCTCGCAGAATCCCGACCGCGACCGCGACCTGCCACGCGACGAAAAAGCCGATGCCGGCCGCGACGAACGCTCGGGACCAGCGTGAAATCGTCGCCGTTCCAGTCCCTTCTCTCATCGATTGATCAGAAAGGGGAGGGGTCGTTCGTCTCGTTGTCCCCCTCGCGCTCGAGGGAGGCGGTCGACCCCGGTCCAGTCGACTCGCCCGGGACGTCGCCGGACTCGCGATATCGCATTTCGAGCTCCTCGAGGGATTCGTTGAGCGATTCGGACTGGTGGTGGGTCGGCCGGACGCGGACGGACACGAGGTCGTACTCGTGACGATCGCTCAGTCCGTTCCACGCGCGGAACGACCCCTTGATGAGCGCGCCCGCTTGCGGACAGAACTCCGTGGTGGGGCTGAACTCGGCGCGCAGAACGGACGGATCATCGGCGTCGACCGCGTACCGGTAGCCCGCGTCGGGATGGCGTCGGTCGAGGTTGAGCCGCGCGAGGTTGTAGCCGAACGTCGCGTCGTAGACGCCACGCTCCTCGAACAGATCGCGAGCGATCTCGTGAACGGCGACGTGCGCCTCGCCCTCGAGAACGTCGTGGCCCTCGAGGAACGGGCCCGGCTCCGGAACGTGCTCAGAGACGAACGCATCGGGTTCGTCGAAGCCGGCGTCGTCATCCGTCGCACGTCCGCTGGAAAAAGGGTTCATCGTGAATGCGGGTACGATCCCGTTCCGCCAATAGATATTGCCGAACATGTAACGAAATCCGGAATCGACATTCGGAACCGATAGATTGCCGATGTTCCGAATCGATAACCAGTGATTGTGCACTGACTATCAGTCCCTGAATAGTTTTAGAATATATGAATACAATAAATTTAGACTATAATTAGGGCCCAATATATGCAATAGAGAGTGTATTTATCCACTGATGGTTGAATGTGAGGTCCAAGACCTGGTTGAGGCCAGAGGATTTATACCTGATCGATGTAAGAGTCCGGCCAATGCTACTCTCAGTTGATCGCTCGGACGCGACAGTCTCGCAGTCAGTATGTTTCGACGTTATCGCAGCTGTTGCCGAGCGTGAAGGTATCGATCCCCTCGATCTCGAGCCGCCCGAGTACGAAGCCCTCTACGACGTTATCAATCCCGAAGCGCTCGATTCGCTCTTTGCGACCCGAGAAAACGGCCGACAGCGACCGACCGGCTGCGTCGAATTCCCCTTCTGTGGCTATCATATTACCGTCGCGAGCGACGGCGAGGTCAAGGTTTCCGACCTCGAGTAAGACGGACTACTCTCCGTCAGCTCCGGTGCACCCGCCCGGCGGGTCGCGGGTGCGCCGGTGCATAGTTACAGCAGCCCCTCTCACTCGTTCGGCGGCTACTCTCGCTGCTCGATTCGCGTTCGCCACTCGGTCGGGAGCGGTCGCGACTCCCCCGTTTCCGGGTCGATGAGCACCTGGACGGTAGTCGCCGTCGCCGCACGCGATCCGCCCGCGCGGATCTCGTACTCCATCGGCAGACTCGACGTTCCCAGATCCCCGACGCGGAGCGCGACCGTGACGTCGTCGCCCGCCTCGATCGGCCGTGCGTACTCGAGCTCGAGGCTCACGAGGACGGTGTCGGTCTCGGCCAGCGAAACGTCGAGTACGTCCCTGAAGTAGGCCTCCCGCGCCTGCTCGAGGTAGGTGGCATACGTTGCATTGTTAACATGACCCATGAAATCGATATCGCGGAGTCGCACGTCGACGGACGCCTCGTAGCTAAAATCGGTCATTGCGATCCAGTCGGGACGATTCCCATATATATCTACTCGTCGCCGTCGCACTGTACGGCCGGCACGGTTCCGACGAAAAACGCTCGAGGAGATCGACTGGACCCGTCCGCTCACTCGTCCGCTATCGCGGCCTCGAAAACGGTCTCGTGGAGCCGATCCGCGACGATTTCCATCAGCGGCTCCATGTTGCGGGTGTCAGCACGGTTGTACTCGACGAGCGTCTCGAGGGCCCCGTCGTCGCCGCGTTCGTACTCGTGCCAGAGACGGACGGCATCGCGCCCGCTGATCTCCGGCATGTCCCGGTCGATGCCGAGTTCCCGTTCGATCGCCTTCAGTCCGCCGTCGAGCCCCAGCTTTTTGCAGGGATACATGAGATCGACGTGGGGAACGTCGATGTCGACGTCGAAACACGTCTCGAGGAACGGAACGTCGAAGCGCTGCCCGTTGAAAGTGACGAGCAGGGCGGCGTCAGTGAGTTCGCGCTCGAGGCGGTCGCTCGACAGATCGCGGTCCCTGACGAACGTCTTCGTCTCCCCGTCCTGGTGGAGGCTGACGGTCGTCACGTTGTTCGTGTCGGCACTCAGTCCAGTCGTCTCGATGTCCAGAAAGCAGGTCTCCGCGCTGACGTTCTCGTAGCACCGCCAGCGACTCGATGCCGGGAGCGCCTCCGCAAAGACGGAGACATCCCCGCGCTCGAGGTGGGTCCGCCCCTCGTCGATGAAGGTCTCGATCCGGTCGGCGAGCGTCGAGCCGACGACGCTGCCGTCGAACTCGTCCCAGTGGGTGACGCCGTTCTCCCAGAGGCGTCGTTCGGTGGTTTCGCCGACCCCGCGGACGGGTATGAAGCTGTTCTCGATTCGCACACCCGTTCAGGGGGACGGGGGAGGGAAAAACGTATGGATCGGTCGCCGTCCGCGGTACCGTCGGCGGTCGATTCGCTAGCTGTCGGGGCTGTTATCCGAGAGGTACAGCGTCCGATCGACGATGCTGACGGCCGCTTCGCCCCACCGCTGAATCGCGGTGCCCTCGGAGTCGGCGATTTCGATGACGATCCGGTCCCGACCGATCGTCACGTCGGCCGCCGGCGTCGACTCCCGGTCCGCGAAGCTCTGTAGCTGATACTGCAGGAGTCGCTTCGTCGACCCCTCGATTTCGATCGTATCGGGCTCGAACGCGAGCGTCACCATCGCCCCGCCGCCGCCGGTTTCCTCGGCCGTCACGTCGAAGCGGTGGCTCGAGAGCTCCGGTGCTGGCGCGTTCTCGTTCATCGTGTCGACGGCGTCCTCGACGGACACGTCCTCGGCCTCGAATTCGTCCTCGTCGAACTCGAACGGCGACAGCGCGTCCGCGGTAGCCGCGCCGTCCGCGTCGGATTCCGTGACAGCCGCCCCACCGGAGTCGGACGCCGCGTCGTCCTCGAGCGAGGGCTCCTCGTCCGCCGGCGCGGGCTCGGTCGAATCGTCGACGATGTCGGGGACATCGGAGCGATCCGGATCGTCCGGGTTCGCGATCTCGGATTCGGCGTCAGCGAACTCATCGTCAGCGGATTCGGCGTCAGCGGATTCGTCGTCGACGGCTGCCGGTTTCGCTCCCTCCGCTGGGACGTCGGCGTCCTCGGTCAGATCGTCAAACGAAAGCGAATCGAGGTCATCAGGTGGGTCCGAGGACTCGGCGACGGTGTCGAGCCCCCCATCGGCTTCGTCGTCGACCGCATCTCCGTCTTCTCCCTCGCCCGATTCGCGCGGTTCGGAGTCCGCTCGCTCGGCCGTCTCGGACGCCGCGTCCGAGGCCTCCCGACCGTCGGCCGCATCGTCCGTTTCTCCGTCGGCCGTGTCTCTCGGTACTGTCTCGCCAGCAGCGACGTGCGTCTCGGCCCCCGTGCTCGAGCCGACCGGTCCCGCTGCGATCACGTCGGAGTCGTCGATTCCGTCGTCAGATCCATCCGTGAGTGCGCCGGCGATCGTCGGCCGGGCCGCCGCGATCGCCTCGCGATCCAGTGGCGTGGCGTACCAGGCGGTTCGATCCGGCGACGTGATGAACCGACCGCGACTACGCTCGGCTCGCGGGTGTCCGGACGGTTCGTCGTCGGCGTCGGAGTCGGCGTCCGTTGCCGATTCGTCAGCGGAGCGCTCGTCGTCAGCCGCCCCGTCGGCCCGGTCGTCCGACTGCGGATCGTCCGCGTCCGATCCCGGCGATTCGGTGGGGTCTGCCCTCTCGCTCGAGGCCGTCTCCTCGTCCGGTTCCTCCGCACGGCGAGCCGCAGCCGACTGCCGTTCGGCCTGCTGGGAAGAGGACTGTGGCTGTGGACCGACTCCGTCCGGCGGATCGGCCGTCGGTTGTCCCTGTTGGTGGCCGGCCTGTGGTGCCTGCTGGGGTCCGGCCTGTGGCGCTTGCTGCGGTCCCGCCTGCGGTGCCTGTTGGGGCTGATTCGGGCCCGGACCGGAGCTAATCGTGCCGCCGCTGAGATGCAGTTGCGTTCCTCCACCACCGCCCCGCGCGTTGGACATTCCGTCGAGGTGGTGAGCGATATCCGTCAGATCGTCGTCGATGTTGTCCTCGAGCTTGTCGATCTTGTCGCCGACGCTTCGCAGAGCGAGGGCCACGTCCCAGAGGACGACGACGCCGAAAAACAGGAGCGCGAGGAAAACGGTAACGGCGGCTCCGCCGAGAAGCTGCGTGTTGGCTTCGACCATATATGCTACTCTGTGAACCGATAGGTCGTTCGATATATAGACCTTATGCCGTAACACCGATGGCACTGGAGAGAGAGCACTAGTAAAGCGTCGAACACAGCGTTCTGTGACCACTTTCGGCCCCCCACACTCCGTCAGGATTGCGGACCTATTCGGTATCCTGACAGCTGTCGACGGAGGGTTCCATCAGGGTATCGTCGCTACCGAACGACACGACACACCCAACCGCGCGACAGCTATGGGGGCAGTTACTCAATCGTCAGTCGGGATGGGAGAGCTCGAGCCAGTCGGTGGACAGCGCCGGATCGCGGAGCGACCACCGCTGTTCGGCAATCCCGTCGCGGGATCGGACCGTAACGACGGCGTCGAACAGCGGCTCGATGAGGGAGACCACATCGTGATCTCGCGCGAGCGGCACGTGAACGTGTCCCATTCCACGAGCCCGATCGACTCGTGATGTCGTCAGGTGAAGCAGTCGAAACACCGTTTCGATCCCGTACTCGCGACAGAGGGGAACCAGCGAGTCGACGCAGACGCGCAGTTCGGCCGGTTCGAATCCGTCGGCGGCGCCGGCGAGCTCGTCGACGGCTTCGACGAGTTCGATCCCGAGTTCCCTCGGCGACTCCGGACCGCCGCGGACCGTCGAATCCGCTCCTCCTTCGGTCGCCAGACCCGAGTACTCGATCGTTCGGAGCCGGTTCGCTTCGGGGGCGTGGCACGCACTCTCGCACGCGACTCGAGTCCCCTCGCCCGAGACCTGCAGTCGATACACGGACTCGCGCTCCGGTGGTCCGAACAATCGCTGGCAGACCGTTTCGTGTGCCGCTTCCGTCTCCTCGCCGACGAGCAAAATGTTGCTCCCGTCCCGTTTGAGCGCATCGAGGGCCCGTGCAAACGTGGCACTGTCCGGCACGAGAGCACCTCGCTCGTCTTCCATTTCGTTCTATCGGAGCGGTGGCCCTGCAATAAAAATTGTGCCTGACATGCGATCCGAATAGTGACTCGCGCTCCTCGGCGCGGTTCGTATCGGACCGATCGGCCGGTTTTTGAGCCCGGCGGTCGTAGATCACGTATGGCCGACCACGACGACGAACTCGTCGACGCCGTTCGCGAACTCACGCGAACGATCGACGCGCTTCGAACGGAACTCGACGGGTCACGCCGCCGGCCGCTACTGCGGCCGCCGACGCCGCGAGAGCTCCTCCGGTTTACCGATGAGGTAGCCCTCCCCGCCGCGCTCGCAGTCCTCGAGACCAGCGTCCGTGCGCTCGAGGCGTTTCAGCGGAGCCTGCAAGTCGTCCGAACCGAGCGGAAGGCTCGAGACCGAACGTCGGCGACCGCCGATGCAGCGAGCGAGCGCGCAAACGAACTCCGGCGGACGACGCTCTCTCAGCTCGATACCGTCCTCACTGAACTCCAGCGAGCCGCTTCGGAGGGCGGGCTTCCCGCCAACGAAGAGGCGAGCGACCTCCTCACG is a window encoding:
- a CDS encoding HalOD1 output domain-containing protein, with the translated sequence MLLSVDRSDATVSQSVCFDVIAAVAEREGIDPLDLEPPEYEALYDVINPEALDSLFATRENGRQRPTGCVEFPFCGYHITVASDGEVKVSDLE
- a CDS encoding thioesterase family protein, whose amino-acid sequence is MTDFSYEASVDVRLRDIDFMGHVNNATYATYLEQAREAYFRDVLDVSLAETDTVLVSLELEYARPIEAGDDVTVALRVGDLGTSSLPMEYEIRAGGSRAATATTVQVLIDPETGESRPLPTEWRTRIEQRE
- a CDS encoding ribonuclease H-like domain-containing protein, whose product is MRIENSFIPVRGVGETTERRLWENGVTHWDEFDGSVVGSTLADRIETFIDEGRTHLERGDVSVFAEALPASSRWRCYENVSAETCFLDIETTGLSADTNNVTTVSLHQDGETKTFVRDRDLSSDRLERELTDAALLVTFNGQRFDVPFLETCFDVDIDVPHVDLMYPCKKLGLDGGLKAIERELGIDRDMPEISGRDAVRLWHEYERGDDGALETLVEYNRADTRNMEPLMEIVADRLHETVFEAAIADE
- a CDS encoding AAA family ATPase translates to MVEANTQLLGGAAVTVFLALLFFGVVVLWDVALALRSVGDKIDKLEDNIDDDLTDIAHHLDGMSNARGGGGGTQLHLSGGTISSGPGPNQPQQAPQAGPQQAPQAGPQQAPQAGHQQGQPTADPPDGVGPQPQSSSQQAERQSAAARRAEEPDEETASSERADPTESPGSDADDPQSDDRADGAADDERSADESATDADSDADDEPSGHPRAERSRGRFITSPDRTAWYATPLDREAIAAARPTIAGALTDGSDDGIDDSDVIAAGPVGSSTGAETHVAAGETVPRDTADGETDDAADGREASDAASETAERADSEPRESGEGEDGDAVDDEADGGLDTVAESSDPPDDLDSLSFDDLTEDADVPAEGAKPAAVDDESADAESADDEFADAESEIANPDDPDRSDVPDIVDDSTEPAPADEEPSLEDDAASDSGGAAVTESDADGAATADALSPFEFDEDEFEAEDVSVEDAVDTMNENAPAPELSSHRFDVTAEETGGGGAMVTLAFEPDTIEIEGSTKRLLQYQLQSFADRESTPAADVTIGRDRIVIEIADSEGTAIQRWGEAAVSIVDRTLYLSDNSPDS